The Phacochoerus africanus isolate WHEZ1 chromosome 15, ROS_Pafr_v1, whole genome shotgun sequence genome has a segment encoding these proteins:
- the LOC125116431 gene encoding ADP-ribose pyrophosphatase, mitochondrial-like — translation MVDPGEKISTTLKREFGEEAMNSLQKPRAEIQALEKQLRKLFSQEHFAVYKGYVDDPRNMDNAWIETEAVNYHDETGKVMDHLPPEAGDDAKEVRWVDINDKLKLYASHSQFIRSVAEKRGAHWREDVYPDCHG, via the coding sequence ATGGTGGATCCAGGAGAGAAGATTAGCACTACATTGAAAAGAGAATTTGGTGAGGAAGCCATGAACTCCTTACAGAAACCCAGAGCAGAAATACAGGCATTGGAGAAACAACTGCGCAAACTATTCAGCCAGGAACACTTTGCGGTCTATAAAGGCTATGTGGACGATCCCCGGAACATGGATAATGCGTGGATAGAGACAGAGGCTGTGAACTACCACGATGAAACTGGCAAGGTAATGGACCATCTTCCTCCGGAAGCGGGCGATGATGCCAAGGAGGTGAGATGGGTGGACATTAATGATAAGCTCAAGCTTTATGCCAGCCACTCCCAATTTATTCGAAGTGTGGCTGAGAAACGAGGTGCCCACTGGAGGGAAGACGTGTACCCCGACTGCCATGGCTAG